Proteins co-encoded in one Periophthalmus magnuspinnatus isolate fPerMag1 chromosome 20, fPerMag1.2.pri, whole genome shotgun sequence genomic window:
- the otos gene encoding otospiralin, translating into MKWLVWLSVLLCVFVCYFSEARIIVPEGVPYDEAPAVPYWPYSTSDFWNYVEYFKSIGAYDRINEMARAFFAQQHLGDTLGYETNEGYEH; encoded by the exons ATGAAGTGGCTAGTCTGGCTGAGTGTTCTCCTTTGTGTCTTCGTCTGCTACTTCAGTG AGGCCAGAATTATTGTCCCAGAAGGAG TGCCCTATGATGAGGCTCCTGCTGTTCCCTACTGGCCCTATTCCACCTCAGACTTCTGGAACTACGTGGAGTACTTCAAATCAATCGGTGCCTATGACCGCATTAACGAGATGGCCCGCGCCTTTTTCGCCCAGCAGCACCTGGGGGACACCCTTGGATACGAGACCAACGAGGGATATGAGCACTAG
- the cops9 gene encoding COP9 signalosome complex subunit 9, which translates to MKPAVDEMFPEGAGPYVDLDEAGGSSGLLMDLAANEKAVHSDFFNDFEDLFDDDDLQ; encoded by the exons ATGAAGCCTGCTGTGGACGAGATGTTTCCTGAAGGAGCCGGACCATATGTGGATCTGGATGAG GCAGGGGGCAGCAGCGGCCTGCTCATGGACCTGGCAGCCAATGAAAAAGCAGTCCACTCAGATTTCTTTAATG ACTTTGAAGATCTTTTCGATGATGACGACTTGCAGTAA